From a single Candoia aspera isolate rCanAsp1 chromosome 2, rCanAsp1.hap2, whole genome shotgun sequence genomic region:
- the SREK1IP1 gene encoding protein SREK1IP1, which yields MALPGGNKDNIRAGCKKCGYPGHLTFECRNFLRVDPKRDIVLDVSSTSSEESEEEELGKLHVIPEKQCIPDEEEKKKIQKKSKEKSKLKKARKRSHSSSTTEDDEPKSKKQKSQKKEKKMKKNKSKKRKRHHKKGEKKHKRGKDSSSSDSSDSSSND from the exons ATGGCGTTGCCAG GTGGAAATAAAGATAATATCAGGGCAGGGTGCAAGAAATGTGGCTATC CGGGTCATCTGACATTTGAATGCCGAAACTTTCTCCGTGTGGATCccaaaagagacattgttttagATGTGAGTAGCACAAGCAGTGAAGAGAGTGAGGAAGAAGAGCTGGGGAAACTTCATGTCATTCCAGAAAAGCAGT GTATTcctgatgaagaagaaaagaaaaagatccaaAAGAAGAGCAAGGAAAAATCGAAATTAAAGAAGGCAAGAAAAAG ATCTCATTCTTCAAGCACCACAGAAGATGATGAACCTAAATCAAAAAAGCAGAaatcccagaaaaaagaaaagaagatgaaaaagaatAAATCCAAGAAAAGAAAACGTCATCacaaaaagggggagaaaaaacacAAAAGAGGGAAAGATTCTTCATCTTCTGATAGTTCAGATTCTTCTAGCAATGATTGA